One segment of Cerasicoccus sp. TK19100 DNA contains the following:
- a CDS encoding DUF5069 domain-containing protein → MKLPAPRDEQYGCIWLPRLREKARLFLAEELPAEYLRAFCLPPAVDGLFLTHFNTSKEAFLTACTLPEDAFEAWFLTLQDNSPEHIAAWNESVVNFGRPGYPMAERFPWAKENFYPNLAHLDLQTVFEALEYDEGIRTE, encoded by the coding sequence ATGAAACTTCCCGCTCCACGCGACGAACAATATGGCTGCATCTGGCTACCGCGCCTGCGCGAAAAGGCCCGCCTGTTTCTGGCAGAAGAATTACCCGCAGAATACTTGCGCGCCTTCTGTCTTCCACCCGCCGTCGACGGGCTGTTCCTCACTCATTTCAACACCAGCAAGGAAGCCTTTCTCACCGCCTGCACCTTGCCCGAAGATGCCTTCGAGGCGTGGTTCCTCACCCTGCAGGACAACAGCCCAGAGCACATCGCTGCGTGGAACGAAAGTGTCGTCAATTTCGGTCGCCCCGGCTACCCGATGGCCGAGCGCTTCCCTTGGGCTAAGGAAAATTTCTACCCGAACCTGGCCCACCTCGACCTGCAAACCGTCTTCGAAGCACTCGAATACGACGAAGGCATCCGGACGGAATGA
- a CDS encoding alkene reductase — translation MSNTIAEKSVLQSPLKVGAWELPNRIIMAPLTRTRASEGRVPNAMMAEYYAQRASAGLIISEATSVDPMGVGYPNTPGIWSEEQVEGWKLITDAVHAKGGRILLQLWHVGRISDPVYLNGALPIAPSAIKPAGHVSLVRPMKDFETPRALELEEIPAIVEAFRKGAENAKRAGFDGVELHGANGYLLDQFLQDSANHRTDAYGGSIENRARLMLEAVDAAISVWGPDRVGLHLAPKGDIHDMGDSDLAATFGYVAEQMKQRGIAFLFTRESQDEPRIFPELKKKFGGVLIANQQLDKDTAESLINRGDADAVSWGQQFIANPDLVERLAENLPLNEPDPSTFYSDGPKGYIDYPFAKK, via the coding sequence ATGAGTAACACTATCGCCGAAAAATCCGTCCTTCAATCGCCACTCAAAGTCGGTGCCTGGGAACTACCTAACCGGATCATCATGGCCCCGCTGACCCGCACCCGCGCCAGCGAAGGTCGCGTGCCCAACGCCATGATGGCCGAGTATTACGCTCAGCGCGCCAGCGCCGGCCTAATCATTTCCGAAGCAACTTCGGTCGACCCCATGGGCGTCGGCTACCCGAACACACCCGGCATTTGGAGCGAGGAACAGGTCGAGGGCTGGAAACTCATTACCGACGCCGTCCATGCCAAGGGTGGCCGCATTTTGCTGCAACTTTGGCACGTGGGCCGCATCTCCGACCCAGTCTATTTGAATGGCGCGCTGCCCATCGCTCCCAGCGCAATCAAGCCTGCGGGACACGTGAGCCTCGTCCGCCCAATGAAAGACTTTGAGACGCCACGCGCTTTGGAGCTGGAGGAAATTCCGGCCATCGTCGAAGCGTTTCGCAAAGGGGCCGAAAACGCCAAGCGTGCCGGCTTTGACGGCGTGGAGCTCCATGGCGCGAATGGCTACTTACTCGACCAGTTTTTGCAGGATTCCGCCAACCACCGCACGGATGCATACGGCGGCTCGATTGAAAACCGCGCCCGCCTGATGCTGGAAGCCGTCGACGCGGCGATCTCTGTCTGGGGTCCTGATCGCGTCGGCCTGCACCTGGCCCCCAAGGGCGATATCCACGACATGGGCGACAGCGATCTCGCGGCGACCTTTGGTTATGTGGCCGAGCAGATGAAGCAGCGCGGCATCGCATTTCTTTTCACCCGCGAATCTCAGGATGAGCCTCGCATTTTCCCCGAATTGAAAAAGAAGTTTGGCGGCGTCCTCATCGCGAACCAACAGCTCGACAAGGACACGGCCGAATCGTTGATCAACCGTGGCGACGCCGACGCCGTATCGTGGGGCCAGCAGTTCATTGCCAACCCGGACCTGGTCGAGCGTTTGGCCGAGAATCTGCCGCTCAATGAGCCCGACCCGAGCACGTTTTATTCAGACGGCCCCAAAGGCTATATCGATTATCCATTTGCGAAAAAGTAG
- a CDS encoding ArsR/SmtB family transcription factor — translation MKTYEHPALEQVELSAVMHALSDPCRIAIVRALLEKPNLACNELPSDVSKATLSHHMEVLRGAGLIETRVVGAKCLSSVRQVEVDNQFPGILALVERD, via the coding sequence ATGAAGACTTACGAACACCCTGCCTTGGAGCAAGTTGAGCTGTCCGCCGTGATGCATGCACTGTCCGATCCCTGCCGGATCGCGATCGTGCGCGCACTGCTGGAAAAACCGAACTTGGCCTGCAATGAGCTGCCTTCCGACGTGTCCAAGGCCACGCTTTCACACCATATGGAAGTCCTGCGCGGTGCCGGGTTGATCGAAACCCGTGTCGTTGGCGCTAAGTGCCTGAGCTCAGTGCGCCAAGTAGAAGTCGACAATCAATTTCCTGGCATTCTCGCACTCGTGGAACGCGATTAA
- a CDS encoding type IV pilus twitching motility protein PilT, whose translation MEHLRDPHTKVYNAGGHLFSISDLLHSITDPEYMVDGLPRISDYHFKVGEPIRYRLDSGLVPIPGGEALTREVFESLIFPLLLPERVEEIQAGGPIDIDCGYEFVGDEETYNFRLNVFQDRHGPAATMRMLPPKPPSIDRVGFPYDDIWEDLVNLRQGLVLISGVTGSGKSTTMASLINYINNTRADRIITLEDPIEYLFESKEGMISQREVGVHVSSFARGLRSALREDPDMIFVGEIRDAETAGLAVTAAETGHLVFSTVHTRDAIGSITRLIDMFASDRSREMTTQISMNLKTVISQKLVPLASGKGRIVAMEVMRNTGVVGNLIRSGKIHQIYSMMETRGSEGMITMEQCLIEMVEEGKITKEMAIAYANREEIIDRL comes from the coding sequence ATGGAACATTTACGCGACCCCCACACCAAAGTTTACAACGCCGGCGGACACCTGTTTAGCATCAGCGACCTGCTCCACAGCATCACCGACCCGGAATACATGGTCGATGGCCTGCCCCGCATCTCCGACTACCACTTCAAGGTCGGCGAGCCGATTCGCTATCGTCTAGACTCCGGCCTGGTGCCCATTCCCGGCGGCGAGGCCCTGACCCGCGAAGTATTTGAATCATTGATTTTCCCCCTGCTCCTACCAGAGCGCGTGGAGGAAATTCAGGCGGGTGGCCCGATCGATATCGACTGCGGCTACGAGTTTGTGGGCGACGAAGAAACGTATAATTTCCGCCTCAACGTGTTTCAGGACCGCCACGGCCCGGCCGCCACAATGCGCATGCTCCCGCCTAAGCCGCCGAGCATCGACCGTGTGGGCTTCCCTTATGACGATATTTGGGAAGACCTGGTCAACCTGCGCCAGGGCCTCGTGCTAATCTCCGGCGTCACCGGCAGTGGTAAGTCCACGACGATGGCCAGCTTGATCAACTACATTAATAACACGCGCGCGGACCGCATCATCACGCTGGAAGACCCGATTGAATACCTTTTCGAGAGTAAGGAAGGCATGATTTCGCAGCGCGAAGTCGGCGTGCATGTGTCGTCCTTTGCCCGTGGCTTGCGCAGCGCCCTGCGCGAGGACCCGGACATGATTTTCGTGGGGGAAATCCGCGATGCAGAAACCGCAGGCCTCGCCGTGACGGCGGCAGAAACCGGCCACTTGGTGTTCTCCACTGTGCACACGCGCGACGCAATTGGCTCGATTACCCGCCTAATCGACATGTTTGCCAGCGACCGCTCGCGCGAAATGACGACCCAGATTTCGATGAACCTGAAGACGGTCATCAGCCAAAAGCTGGTTCCGTTAGCCAGTGGCAAGGGCCGCATTGTCGCCATGGAGGTTATGCGCAACACCGGCGTGGTTGGCAACCTGATCCGCTCCGGCAAGATCCACCAGATTTACTCCATGATGGAAACGCGCGGCTCCGAAGGCATGATCACCATGGAGCAGTGCCTCATCGAGATGGTCGAGGAAGGCAAGATCACGAAAGAAATGGCCATTGCCTACGCCAACCGCGAAGAGATCATTGACCGCTTGTAG
- the lipB gene encoding lipoyl(octanoyl) transferase LipB: MSIEIEDWGRTRYDDATQRQLDRVQQRRNGEIADTLIFTEHEPVYTIGRRKDARQNLLLDEAALAERGFDLAETTRGGDITYHGPGQLVGYAILSLDDRKDLHRYLRDIEQVLINALGVLGLAAARREGKTGIWLEDRKIAAIGIAVTRWISYHGFALNVAPDLSHFAGIVPCGIATTDGSVTSLQKELGDLCPPMDEVKAVVAREFETVFGG, from the coding sequence ATGAGCATCGAAATCGAAGACTGGGGTCGCACGCGTTACGACGACGCCACCCAGCGCCAACTGGACCGCGTGCAGCAGCGCCGCAATGGTGAAATCGCCGACACGCTCATCTTCACCGAGCACGAGCCGGTATACACCATCGGCCGCCGCAAAGATGCGCGCCAAAACCTCCTCCTCGACGAAGCAGCCCTCGCCGAACGCGGCTTCGATCTTGCCGAAACCACCCGCGGCGGCGACATCACCTACCACGGCCCGGGCCAGCTCGTCGGCTACGCGATTTTATCGCTCGATGACCGCAAAGACCTCCACCGCTACCTGCGCGACATTGAGCAAGTCCTGATCAACGCCCTCGGCGTGCTAGGCCTTGCCGCCGCCCGCCGCGAAGGCAAGACGGGCATTTGGCTGGAAGACCGCAAAATCGCCGCCATCGGCATCGCCGTCACCCGCTGGATCAGCTACCACGGCTTCGCGCTCAATGTTGCGCCCGATCTCTCCCACTTCGCCGGCATCGTCCCCTGCGGTATCGCCACGACCGATGGCAGTGTCACGAGCCTACAAAAGGAACTTGGCGACCTCTGCCCCCCGATGGACGAAGTCAAAGCCGTCGTAGCTCGGGAGTTCGAGACGGTGTTTGGCGGGTAG
- a CDS encoding aldo/keto reductase, translated as MSESIAPNLKTKVIQGTSVPTLGFGTWQLTGNECQRCVETALETGYRHLDTARMYENEAEVGQGIAAAGLPREDLFVTSKMWMDDLSPAAVEQSVADSLDALKLDYMDLYLIHWPNPEYDLAVTLEALAKEKERGRIKHIGLSNHTAAMMKEALQVTPIFCNQVEYHLYLSQNTLLELCRKNDILLTAWSPLAKGRMFDEPAVQAIAEKYGKSTGQVALRWLIEQDHVATFPRSSNANRIAENFDIWDFALDDIDCAAIENLPKDGRVGNPDWVSWEWDD; from the coding sequence ATGAGCGAAAGCATAGCCCCTAATCTGAAGACAAAAGTAATCCAAGGAACCTCGGTGCCAACGCTCGGTTTTGGCACGTGGCAGCTAACTGGTAACGAGTGCCAGCGGTGCGTGGAAACGGCGCTCGAGACCGGCTACCGCCACCTCGACACTGCGCGGATGTATGAAAACGAAGCCGAGGTCGGGCAGGGGATTGCTGCCGCCGGACTGCCGCGTGAAGACCTTTTCGTGACCAGTAAAATGTGGATGGATGACCTGTCTCCGGCCGCCGTCGAGCAATCCGTCGCTGATAGTCTGGATGCGCTGAAGCTCGATTACATGGACCTGTATCTCATCCACTGGCCGAACCCCGAATATGACCTTGCGGTGACCCTAGAAGCGTTGGCCAAGGAAAAGGAAAGAGGCCGCATTAAGCACATTGGCCTAAGCAACCATACTGCTGCCATGATGAAGGAGGCGCTTCAAGTAACGCCCATTTTCTGCAACCAAGTGGAGTATCACCTGTATCTCAGCCAGAATACGTTACTCGAGCTTTGCCGCAAAAACGACATTCTGCTGACCGCCTGGAGTCCGCTAGCCAAAGGCCGTATGTTTGACGAGCCAGCCGTGCAAGCCATCGCTGAAAAGTATGGAAAGTCTACCGGCCAGGTTGCCCTGCGTTGGTTGATCGAGCAGGACCACGTCGCCACGTTCCCGCGCTCCAGCAACGCCAATCGCATCGCGGAGAACTTCGACATCTGGGACTTCGCCCTCGACGATATTGACTGCGCCGCCATCGAGAATTTGCCCAAGGACGGTCGAGTCGGCAACCCGGATTGGGTCAGTTGGGAGTGGGACGACTAG
- a CDS encoding diacylglycerol kinase → MLQQNHDYTEVREDKSRGGLKRIWNAMFYSFEGIGSSLKHESAFRQEMLLACILIPTAIMLPVGLLGKALMIGSIFLVLVVELMNSALEWTVDYISQETHPFAKRAKDMGSGAVFFALLNVAVMWGLVITEAIRDGRLSF, encoded by the coding sequence ATGTTGCAGCAAAACCACGACTATACCGAAGTCCGCGAAGACAAATCACGCGGTGGGCTTAAGCGCATCTGGAACGCCATGTTTTACTCTTTCGAGGGTATCGGCTCCAGCCTCAAGCACGAATCGGCGTTTCGGCAGGAGATGCTGCTGGCCTGCATTCTGATCCCCACGGCAATCATGCTGCCGGTGGGTCTGCTGGGCAAGGCGCTCATGATTGGTTCCATTTTCCTGGTGCTCGTCGTCGAGCTCATGAACTCCGCCCTGGAGTGGACCGTCGACTACATTTCCCAGGAAACGCACCCATTTGCCAAGCGCGCCAAAGACATGGGCAGCGGCGCGGTCTTTTTCGCCCTGTTGAACGTAGCCGTGATGTGGGGCCTGGTCATCACCGAAGCCATCCGCGACGGGCGGTTGAGTTTTTAG
- the argS gene encoding arginine--tRNA ligase — protein sequence MTLSFDLGRQLDALLRKAAQGLDAFGDDFDPGIRPADPRFGDYQANGVLPYAKQAKVNPRQLATQLVDALLASDDFKGALIQPKKGETPTVPEGVDYALEIAGPGFINFRVAPGVLQQWLKEYRDEASFKAGAASRFNGRKIIVDYPSPNTAKQMHIGHLRPMVIGEAVSRILEFCGADVTRDNHIGDWGTNFGTLIMAIKREGVDLSTLGADALPEIERLYKLGTSLEKEDPAIRDISRNELVKLQQGDAENTAIWEQIVAVSNSAFERNYDRLGVKPDLTLGESFYRDKVDRVYDELIACNIAEESDGALVVWHDEVKKFARDNERPYPFNIRKQDGASNYASTDLATVLYRVEELKADEVIYVTDGRQQDHFEQLFLTVDKWFARKEYPKPQLEHVWFGTILGEDGKAIKTRSGEPIRLNELLDEAAKRAADTAADKMKSPDLTDAEKAAIAEAVGIGAVRYADLSSNRTQDYVFSWEKMLAFEGNTAPYLQMQGARIHGIFRKMGLQPGEGEDGASGLETPEELSLARKLLNLPVALEMAISDLRPHHICTYLFELAGEFSSFYSANHVMVDEADVKARRVMLCARTLAVLETGMHLLGIQTLEKM from the coding sequence ATGACGCTTTCTTTTGATCTCGGTCGCCAACTTGATGCGCTGCTGCGCAAAGCCGCCCAAGGGCTCGACGCCTTTGGGGATGACTTCGATCCCGGCATTCGCCCGGCGGACCCCCGTTTCGGCGACTACCAGGCCAACGGCGTGCTGCCCTACGCCAAGCAAGCCAAGGTGAACCCGCGTCAACTCGCGACCCAACTGGTCGACGCCCTGCTGGCGTCTGACGACTTTAAAGGGGCCCTAATCCAGCCCAAGAAAGGCGAAACGCCAACCGTGCCGGAGGGTGTCGACTACGCACTCGAAATTGCCGGGCCGGGCTTTATTAATTTCCGCGTCGCGCCGGGCGTGCTGCAGCAGTGGCTCAAGGAATACCGCGACGAAGCGTCGTTTAAGGCCGGTGCCGCAAGCCGGTTCAATGGCCGCAAGATCATCGTCGACTACCCGAGCCCAAACACCGCCAAGCAAATGCACATTGGGCACCTACGCCCCATGGTCATCGGTGAGGCCGTCTCGCGCATTCTGGAGTTTTGCGGCGCGGACGTCACCCGCGACAACCACATCGGCGATTGGGGCACTAACTTCGGCACACTCATCATGGCGATCAAGCGTGAAGGCGTGGACCTGAGCACGCTTGGAGCGGACGCGCTGCCCGAGATCGAGCGCCTCTACAAACTGGGCACCTCTCTCGAAAAAGAAGACCCAGCCATCCGCGACATTTCACGCAATGAACTGGTCAAACTTCAGCAAGGCGACGCCGAAAACACCGCTATCTGGGAGCAGATTGTGGCCGTGTCGAACAGCGCCTTTGAGCGCAATTATGACCGACTCGGTGTGAAGCCCGACTTGACGCTCGGTGAGTCCTTTTACCGCGATAAGGTCGACCGCGTTTATGACGAACTGATCGCCTGCAATATCGCCGAGGAAAGCGACGGCGCCCTGGTAGTCTGGCACGATGAGGTCAAGAAATTCGCCCGCGACAACGAGCGCCCCTACCCGTTTAACATCCGCAAGCAGGACGGTGCCAGCAACTACGCCTCGACCGACCTCGCCACCGTGCTTTACCGCGTGGAAGAGCTTAAGGCCGACGAGGTAATCTACGTAACCGATGGTCGCCAGCAGGACCATTTCGAGCAGCTTTTCCTGACCGTGGACAAATGGTTCGCGCGCAAGGAGTATCCCAAGCCGCAGTTGGAGCACGTGTGGTTTGGCACGATCCTCGGCGAGGACGGCAAGGCGATCAAAACCCGCAGCGGCGAGCCGATCCGTTTGAACGAACTACTCGACGAAGCCGCCAAGCGCGCCGCCGACACCGCCGCGGATAAGATGAAGTCGCCCGACCTGACCGACGCCGAGAAAGCCGCCATCGCGGAGGCCGTCGGCATTGGGGCCGTGCGCTACGCCGACTTGTCCTCCAACCGCACGCAGGACTACGTGTTCTCGTGGGAAAAGATGCTCGCCTTCGAGGGCAACACCGCGCCCTACCTGCAAATGCAGGGCGCGCGCATCCACGGCATTTTCCGCAAAATGGGCCTCCAGCCCGGCGAAGGCGAAGACGGCGCCTCGGGCCTCGAAACGCCGGAAGAGCTCTCCCTCGCCCGCAAATTGCTCAACCTGCCTGTCGCCCTCGAAATGGCGATCAGCGACCTGCGCCCGCATCACATTTGCACGTATCTCTTCGAGTTGGCGGGCGAGTTTTCAAGCTTTTACAGCGCCAACCACGTCATGGTGGATGAGGCCGACGTCAAAGCTCGCCGCGTGATGCTCTGCGCCCGCACGCTCGCCGTCCTCGAAACCGGCATGCACCTGCTGGGCATCCAGACGCTCGAAAAAATGTAG
- a CDS encoding P-II family nitrogen regulator, with product MKLVTAIIKPFRLDDVKNALQKAGIEGMSIAEVKGFGRQKGHTEIYRGNEYRVDFLPKLILYIGVTDAKVAAAIEAISESAKTGKIGDGKIFVSPLESATRIRTGEGGDSVV from the coding sequence ATGAAACTAGTCACCGCAATCATAAAACCATTCCGTCTGGATGACGTTAAAAACGCCCTGCAAAAAGCAGGCATCGAAGGCATGTCTATTGCCGAAGTGAAAGGCTTTGGCCGACAAAAAGGACATACCGAAATATACCGCGGCAACGAGTACCGCGTTGATTTTCTTCCCAAGCTGATACTTTACATCGGGGTAACTGACGCCAAAGTAGCAGCCGCCATTGAGGCCATTTCCGAATCCGCGAAAACGGGTAAAATCGGCGACGGCAAAATCTTCGTATCGCCGCTGGAATCCGCTACCCGCATCCGCACTGGCGAGGGCGGGGACTCGGTTGTTTAA
- a CDS encoding type II secretion system protein, protein MTDRRAFTLVELLVTVAIVGVLAALLIPAVGKVRFAADKSQSTSNIRQLAAANLLYANDHGSFSPNADIRDTTHWHGKRSGGKFDGTGGYLSPYLDGGAVRVCPIFADMMAQNGGDSFDLGTGGYGYNATYYGARPDQWDAAIPAGASRDYTPPGNLPARITDPANTVMFTSSAIVRGGGVVETGTSAPYHHLRNGRLGERATPTCHFRFNGEALVAWGDGHVTFELPNDASTDQNVYGDNNTPHQVGWFGDTDWNGPWNPRSAEQLPY, encoded by the coding sequence ATGACCGACCGCCGCGCATTCACCCTTGTGGAACTGCTCGTCACGGTTGCCATCGTTGGCGTGCTGGCTGCGTTGTTAATCCCTGCCGTGGGCAAGGTTCGCTTTGCGGCGGACAAGTCTCAATCGACCAGTAACATTCGCCAACTCGCGGCGGCCAACCTGCTCTACGCCAACGACCACGGCAGCTTTTCGCCCAACGCCGACATCCGCGACACCACCCATTGGCACGGCAAGCGATCAGGGGGTAAGTTTGACGGAACCGGCGGATATTTAAGCCCATATCTTGATGGTGGCGCGGTCCGCGTTTGCCCGATTTTTGCAGACATGATGGCCCAAAACGGCGGCGACAGCTTCGACCTGGGCACCGGGGGCTACGGCTACAACGCCACCTACTACGGCGCGCGCCCGGACCAATGGGACGCAGCGATCCCCGCCGGGGCCTCGCGCGACTACACACCGCCGGGCAACCTCCCCGCCCGCATCACCGACCCGGCTAACACGGTCATGTTTACCTCGTCCGCTATCGTGCGCGGCGGTGGTGTCGTGGAGACGGGCACTTCCGCTCCCTATCATCATTTGCGCAATGGACGCCTCGGCGAACGCGCCACCCCCACCTGCCACTTCCGCTTCAACGGCGAGGCCCTCGTTGCCTGGGGCGACGGCCATGTTACCTTCGAGCTCCCCAACGACGCTTCGACCGACCAAAACGTTTACGGCGACAACAACACCCCGCACCAGGTTGGCTGGTTCGGCGACACCGATTGGAACGGCCCCTGGAACCCCCGCTCAGCCGAGCAGCTACCGTATTAA
- a CDS encoding Dabb family protein, translating into MITHVVIFWLDKPYGENRDLVLEAARKLGDIPGCENFRTGGPVPSIRGVVDDSFAVAISIDFADQAAADAYQVHPDHQKFINDAVKPYVKRFVVYDFGEA; encoded by the coding sequence ATGATTACCCACGTTGTTATTTTCTGGCTGGATAAGCCCTACGGCGAAAACCGCGATCTCGTGCTCGAGGCCGCCCGCAAGCTTGGCGACATCCCCGGCTGCGAAAACTTCCGCACCGGTGGCCCGGTTCCCAGCATCCGCGGCGTAGTCGATGACAGCTTTGCCGTTGCCATTTCCATCGACTTTGCGGACCAAGCCGCAGCCGACGCCTACCAAGTACACCCCGATCACCAAAAATTCATTAACGATGCGGTGAAGCCCTACGTGAAGCGATTTGTGGTCTATGACTTTGGCGAGGCGTAG
- a CDS encoding ammonium transporter, translating into MNLLNWKRWLCLFGLLAVSMFSLTAHGQEITEQPAVIEAVVEEAAEAPAMLPQVTGDILWLTLAAVLVFFMQAGFAMVESGLTRAKNACNIMMKNFLDFGFGAIAFLAVGYSLMYGSGDGFIGWSPEYFFMEAAIVSPENAEAASVEAAGWVFQVVFAATAATIASGAMAERTKFIGYVMYSVAITAILYPITGHWIWSGDGWLGGMGMRDFAGSTVVHSVGAWAGLAGAMILGARKGKYSADGKALPIPGHNLPMATLGGFILFFGWFGFNAGSTLAAVDGLAYVAMTTLLAAAAGTCAAAITTWVKFGKPDLSMTINGCLAGLVSITAPCASVSPLSAVIIGLVGGVIVVFSVLFVERTLKIDDPVGAVSVHGVCGAWGTLSIGFFGSAAIDTVFWDADTAIKDGLFYGGGVSQLGIQLLGVAAVFAFTFICSYGMFWAIDKMVGLRVSAEEELEGLDLGEHGNEAYADFQQYADEPL; encoded by the coding sequence ATGAATCTCCTGAATTGGAAGCGCTGGCTGTGCCTGTTTGGCCTGTTAGCTGTTTCAATGTTTTCGCTAACCGCCCACGGCCAAGAGATCACGGAACAGCCTGCCGTGATTGAAGCAGTCGTGGAAGAAGCCGCCGAGGCTCCGGCAATGCTGCCGCAGGTGACGGGCGACATTCTTTGGCTTACGCTGGCTGCGGTGCTGGTGTTCTTCATGCAGGCAGGATTCGCCATGGTCGAGTCCGGTCTGACCCGCGCCAAAAACGCGTGTAACATTATGATGAAGAACTTCCTCGACTTTGGCTTTGGTGCCATTGCGTTCCTTGCGGTTGGCTACTCGCTGATGTATGGCTCGGGGGATGGTTTCATCGGTTGGTCGCCCGAATATTTCTTCATGGAAGCCGCGATCGTCTCGCCGGAAAATGCTGAGGCCGCTTCGGTGGAAGCAGCGGGCTGGGTCTTCCAGGTGGTGTTCGCCGCAACCGCAGCCACGATTGCTTCCGGTGCCATGGCTGAGCGCACGAAGTTCATCGGATACGTGATGTATTCAGTTGCGATTACCGCGATTCTTTACCCGATCACCGGTCACTGGATCTGGTCCGGCGACGGTTGGCTCGGCGGCATGGGGATGCGAGATTTTGCCGGGTCCACGGTGGTGCACTCAGTCGGGGCCTGGGCTGGTCTGGCGGGTGCTATGATCCTGGGTGCCCGTAAAGGCAAATACAGCGCAGACGGCAAAGCATTACCGATTCCCGGACACAATTTGCCCATGGCAACCCTGGGTGGCTTCATCCTCTTCTTCGGTTGGTTCGGCTTTAACGCCGGCTCCACGCTGGCTGCCGTTGATGGCTTGGCTTACGTCGCGATGACCACGCTGCTGGCTGCTGCTGCTGGCACTTGCGCTGCCGCCATCACCACTTGGGTAAAGTTTGGTAAGCCCGACTTGTCCATGACGATTAATGGCTGTCTGGCTGGTCTGGTATCGATTACCGCTCCTTGCGCCAGTGTTTCACCGCTGTCCGCCGTGATCATCGGCCTCGTGGGTGGTGTCATCGTGGTGTTCTCCGTTCTCTTCGTAGAGCGCACGCTCAAAATCGATGATCCGGTTGGTGCTGTATCGGTGCACGGCGTCTGCGGTGCCTGGGGCACTCTGTCCATCGGCTTCTTTGGTAGCGCCGCGATCGACACCGTTTTCTGGGATGCCGATACTGCAATTAAAGACGGACTCTTCTACGGCGGTGGTGTATCGCAGTTGGGCATTCAGCTCCTCGGCGTGGCCGCAGTCTTTGCATTCACCTTCATCTGCTCCTACGGCATGTTCTGGGCAATCGACAAAATGGTCGGTCTGCGCGTCAGTGCTGAAGAAGAGCTCGAAGGCCTCGACCTTGGCGAGCACGGCAACGAAGCCTACGCTGACTTCCAGCAATATGCGGATGAGCCGCTTTAA
- the lipA gene encoding lipoyl synthase has protein sequence MQDLSRKPDWLRAKLPNGPGYMATRKNVDEHALHTVCESAKCPNMGECWSRGTATVMILGNVCTRACTFCNIQTGRPPELDLGEPARVADSIKKMNLKHVVITSVARDDLKDGGASVWAATVRAVHYKCPETTVEILPADFRGKAEYLDIVLDAKPDIFNHNMETVERLQRPIRKTARYDRSLWVLEHAKSRNFVTKSGIMLGIGEKEHEVEQLLRDLRAIDCNILTIGQYLQPTKKHEPMDRWVTPEEFAHWKQWALDLGFDVVESGPLVRSSYHADEQVDLFGLLEKRKAEKAAASA, from the coding sequence ATGCAAGATTTATCGCGCAAACCTGATTGGCTCCGCGCCAAGCTCCCGAATGGCCCTGGTTACATGGCCACGCGCAAGAACGTGGACGAGCACGCGCTCCACACCGTATGCGAGTCCGCCAAATGCCCGAACATGGGCGAGTGCTGGAGCCGCGGCACCGCCACCGTTATGATTTTGGGCAACGTCTGCACGCGGGCCTGCACCTTCTGCAATATCCAGACCGGCCGTCCGCCCGAGCTCGACCTCGGCGAACCCGCCCGCGTGGCTGACAGCATCAAGAAGATGAACCTCAAGCACGTGGTCATCACCTCCGTGGCGCGCGACGACCTCAAGGACGGCGGTGCCAGCGTTTGGGCGGCCACGGTGCGCGCGGTGCACTATAAGTGCCCCGAGACCACGGTGGAAATTCTCCCCGCCGACTTCCGCGGCAAGGCCGAATACCTGGACATCGTTCTCGACGCCAAGCCCGACATTTTCAACCACAACATGGAGACCGTCGAACGCCTCCAGCGCCCGATCCGCAAGACCGCGCGCTACGACCGTTCGCTGTGGGTGCTGGAGCACGCCAAGAGCCGTAACTTCGTCACCAAAAGCGGCATCATGCTCGGCATTGGCGAGAAGGAGCACGAGGTGGAGCAGCTCCTGCGCGACCTCCGCGCGATCGACTGCAACATCCTGACCATCGGCCAGTACCTCCAGCCCACCAAAAAGCACGAGCCCATGGACCGCTGGGTCACCCCGGAGGAGTTTGCCCACTGGAAGCAATGGGCGCTGGACCTCGGCTTCGACGTCGTCGAAAGCGGCCCGCTGGTCCGCTCCAGCTACCACGCCGATGAGCAGGTGGATTTGTTTGGCCTGCTGGAAAAGCGTAAGGCGGAAAAAGCCGCTGCCAGCGCTTAA